CCGGTGACACCGGGCCGAACAAGGGTGGCCTCCACCCCGACGAGGCCAGAGAGGATCGGGAAGTCCTCGCCGAGCTGTTCGTCGAAAGTGTGTTGACCCAGCGCGGCGACGAGATCGAGCTGAACCGGACGGAAATTTCCAGAGCGAAGATTTATCTGGGTACAGAGGCCGTCGATAACGGCTTCGCCGACAAGCTGGGCTTCGTCGACGACGCGATCGCCGACGTTGCCGACCGGGCCGGCCTGGATACCTACGCGGTCGAGACCCACGAGATGGAACAACAGGGAAGCCTCCTCGGTAGCTTGCCGATCGGTGACGCCGACAGCGACGCCGTCGTGACCGTCCGGACGGACGATGGACTCGACCGACAGCTCGTTTTGGCCGTTGCCCCACAGTTCCTCGATCGCGCTGTCGAGGACGACGTCGAGATCGTCTCCCATTCCGGCACGACCGCCACAGCCGACGAGCGGCGTCGACCGGCCGGCGAGCGGGCCTCAGACACTGGAGGTGACGCCGAATGAACCGATACGTGACCGCACTCGGGGTGTTCCTCGCAGTGTTGGTGGTGACCGTCGGGACCGCCACCGTCGGTGGGGTCGTCCTCACCGAAGAGACGCCCGACCAGCCCGGACTCGAGACGAGTCAGTGGCAACTAGACAACGTCCAGCCAGACAGCGCCAGCGAGGCTGGGGCGATCGAGATGGCAAGCACCGAGGCGACGAACACTGTG
The sequence above is drawn from the Halorhabdus sp. CBA1104 genome and encodes:
- a CDS encoding S49 family peptidase gives rise to the protein MVVGPDSSRRNRLVLVAILAIGAGVILTPQVYSAVTGPDGTVAVVELSGTIDEPTAQFVEAQLRDARHNDSIKGVVLDVESGGGLPGQSERIYAAVERTSERMPVIATVDTLGASGAYLSMVPADEIYVAPSAQAIGSVGVTGAAPQPLSPSAGDTGPNKGGLHPDEAREDREVLAELFVESVLTQRGDEIELNRTEISRAKIYLGTEAVDNGFADKLGFVDDAIADVADRAGLDTYAVETHEMEQQGSLLGSLPIGDADSDAVVTVRTDDGLDRQLVLAVAPQFLDRAVEDDVEIVSHSGTTATADERRRPAGERASDTGGDAE